The Oncorhynchus tshawytscha isolate Ot180627B linkage group LG30, Otsh_v2.0, whole genome shotgun sequence genome includes a region encoding these proteins:
- the wdr73 gene encoding WD repeat-containing protein 73 — MGETSSVENEFDDWFIESLKIYNNIHEYQLEHPTRVIEWTSEKTICVAGYSSDKNEILELLLPLKLFTDDNQGLCAERDFKVVHGGFSDGSIHCLKHIPGTRCVVTNDGFNSNLQVWDLGGDDCDVIKRTGVLQLKSASSDKGVKIAPGLTGGPCVLHGSQISDIQLTELTSGKPLYSMGKDIPDLLSSLQFVSGSVFLACACNGDLYVGDTRNPAGLQNNPAGGRKGVHWCMGVKTDLSSSDPSSCSVARLSSACQVVVSDLRDLRAPLCQAQLHVQRKTTSDDFMKVTWAPALDNCLAVSGFDGMVQIYDTASWRPELMEFQPLFIHRGHMMSDDQFDTSSAVVTTHVWHPSRPRTVLSAAVDGSVHVWDWVDKATASC, encoded by the exons ATGGGTGAAACCTCTTCGGTTGAGAATGAATTTGATGACTGGTTTATCGAGTCTTTGAAAAT ATACAATAATATTCACGAGTATCAACTTGAACATCCTACAAGAGTAATTGAATGGACATCAGAAAAAA CTATATGTGTTGCAGGTTACAGTTCAGATAAAAATGAGATTTTAGAGCTGCTTTTGCCACTGAAACTTTTCACAGATGATAATCAG GGTCTTTGTGCAGAACGAGATTTCAAAGTGGTCCATGGAGGTTTCTCAGATGGCTCCATTCATTGCCTCAAACACATTCCAGGAACAAG GTGTGTCGTTACCAATGATGGCTTCAACTCCAATCTCCAGGTGTGGGACTTAGGAGGAGACGATTGTG ATGTCATAAAGAGGACAGGAGTTTTACAACTGAAGAGTGCATCATCAGATAAAGGTGTCAAAATAGCCCCTGGGTTAACTGGAGGCCCATGTGTTCTTCATGGCTCTCAGATCAGCGACATTCAACTGACTGAACTGACGTCAGGGAAGCCACTCTACTCTATGG GGAAAGACATTCCAGATTTACTAAGCTCCCTGCAATTTGTGAGTGGCAGTGTATTTCTCGCTTGTGCCTGCAATGGTGACCTGTATGTGGGGGACACACGGAATCCTGCGGGTCTTCAGAATAACCCagctggagggagaaagggagtccACTGGTGTATGGGTGTTAAAACAGACCTGTCCTCATCAGATCCATCCTCCTGTAGTGTAGCAAGGCTCTCCTCTGCCTGCCAAGTGGTTGTGTCTGATCTAAGGGACCTAAGAGCCCCCTTGTGTCAAGCCCAGCttcatgtccagaggaaaactaccaGTGATGACTTCATGAAGGTGACATGGGCGCCCGCTTTAGACAACTGTCTTGCTGTGTCCG GTTTTGATGGAATGGTGCAAATCTATGACACTGCCTCTTGGAGACCAGAGTTGATGGAATTCCAGCCTCTTTTTATCCACCGAGGTCACATGATGTCCGATGATCAGTTTGACACTTCATCAGCTGTGGTCACCACTCATGTTTGGCATCCAAGTCGACCCaggactgtcctctctgctgctGTAGACGGGTCTGTGCATGTATGGGACTGGGTCGACAAAGCCACTGCCAGCTGTTGA
- the LOC112228872 gene encoding sialidase-3: MGNTSSRSYFPGIKMQPAKTTLFKREQTGTTYRIPALIYLKESQTFLAFAEKRSSPSDIDAKLIVMRRGTQQNGSTQWSESQELLSACLPHHRTMNPCPVYEKNTKTLFLFFICVLGNTPEHHQICTGNNKAHLCYITSNDEGQSWSQTKDLTESLIGKTVRRWATFAVGPGHGIQMESGRLIIPTYAYYIHCKCFSFPFPFTVQPHALSIYSDDFGQTWQRGRMLQRKSCECEMAEIIDHEGSSHLYCNARHRGHRVEALSESSGVYFDKPSLAPRLVEPCHGGCQGSVVGFPAPEQGEEGMGGTTSPPLASDTQTWLLFTHPTNKRTRKDLGVYLNRSPLHTSGWDRPWIIHSGPSGYSDLAYIEDTEHFACLMECGENSELEQIAFVSFPLSDVMQTVDEKGNNF; this comes from the exons ATGGGGAATACCTCATCAAGGAGTTATTTCCCGGGAATCAAAATGCAACCTGCTAAAACGACTCTGTTCAAACGGGAGCAAACTGGGACGACATACAGAATACCAGCTCTCATCTACCTAAAAGAGAGTCAGACATTCCTTGCCTTTGCAGAGAAGCGTTCTTCCCCCAGTGACATTGATGCAAAACTTATTGTTATGAGGAGAGGCACTCAACAAAATGGATCCACTCAG TGGTCAGAATCCCAGGAGCTATTATCAGCATGTTTACCACACCACCGCACCATGAACCCCTGCCCGGTGTATGAGAAGAATACCAAGACTCTATTCCTATTTTTCATCTGCGTTTTGGGTAACACTCCAGAGCACCATCAGATCTGTACAGGCaataataaggcacacctgtgtTACATCACcagtaatgatgagggccagagCTGGAGCCAGACAAAGGACTTGACAGAGAGTCTGATAGGCAAAACGGTCAGAAGGTGGGCTACATTTGCTGTGGGACCAGGCCATGGCATTCAAATGGAGAGTGGAAGATTGATCATTCCTACCTATGCCTATTATATCCACTGCAAATGcttctccttccccttccccttcacGGTACAACCACATGCTCTCTCAATATACAGTGACGACTTCGGTCAGACATGGCAAAGGGGCAGGATGCTTCAAAGAAAGTCCTGTGAATGTGAGATGGCAGAGATCATAGACCACGAGGGCAGCAGTCACCTGTACTGCAACGCCCGCCATAGAGGTCACAGAGTGGAAGCTTTGAGTGAGAGCAGTGGGGTTTACTTTGACAAGCCCAGCTTGGCTCCAAGGTTAGTGGAGCCGTGCCACGGTGGTTGCCAAGGCAGTGTGGTTGGCTTccctgcccctgagcaaggtGAAGAGGGCATGGGTGGTACCACATCACCACCACTGGCCTCAGACACGCAAACCTGGCTACTCTTCACCCACCCGACCAATAAGAGGACGAGGAAAGACTTGGGAGTGTATTTGAACCGTTCCCCACTGCACACGTCAGGTTGGGACCGGCCCTGGATCATCCACAGTGGACCCAGTGGCTACTCAGACCTGGCCTACATTGAGGACACGGAGCACTTTGCTTGCCTGATGGAATGTGGCGAGAATAGTGAGCTTGAACAGATTGCCTTTGTGTCTTTTCCCCTCAGTGATGTCATGCAGACCGTTGACGAGAAAGGAAATAACTTCTAg